A genomic segment from Polyangium mundeleinium encodes:
- a CDS encoding DEAD/DEAH box helicase — protein MTFSVPGRPTAAPVEAPRAESSAPLAPVSMASEAPGAAFVALGLAAPLVRALVKEGYERPTPIQSQSIPEALSGRDLLGCAQTGTGKTASFVLPILQRLSKTQRHGGIRALVLTPTRELAAQIGERVTAYGRHLGLRHTVIYGGVGQRPQEENLAKGPDLLVATPGRLLDLMQQGFVRLDRVEVFVLDEADRMLDMGFIHDVRRVVAALPKQRQTLFFSATMPREIAALADNILVDPARVSVTPARAAADTVEQSIFFVEKADKRALLERLLRTSSVERALVFTRTKHGANRISEQLVRAGIEALAIHGNKSQGARERALDRFRRGVTPVLVATDIAARGIDVEGVSHVINYDLPNVPESYVHRIGRTGRAGATGSAISFCDREERALLADIEKLLRRRIPVAEGQAPPAEEMPALRPAPRPEPRRAFAPEQPRPRGPRPPRPPRGRRS, from the coding sequence GTGACTTTTTCCGTTCCCGGGCGGCCCACGGCGGCCCCCGTCGAGGCGCCGCGTGCCGAGAGCAGCGCGCCGCTCGCTCCCGTTTCCATGGCCTCCGAGGCCCCGGGCGCCGCGTTCGTCGCGCTCGGCCTTGCGGCTCCGCTCGTGCGCGCCCTCGTCAAAGAGGGGTACGAGCGTCCGACCCCCATTCAATCGCAGTCCATCCCCGAGGCGCTCTCCGGCCGTGATTTGCTGGGCTGCGCGCAGACCGGCACCGGCAAGACGGCGTCGTTCGTCCTGCCAATCCTCCAGCGCCTCTCGAAGACGCAGCGGCACGGCGGCATTCGCGCGCTCGTCCTCACGCCGACGCGCGAGCTCGCCGCGCAGATCGGCGAGCGCGTGACCGCGTACGGGCGGCACCTCGGCCTCCGCCACACCGTCATTTACGGCGGTGTGGGGCAGCGGCCGCAGGAGGAGAACCTCGCGAAGGGCCCCGACCTGCTCGTCGCGACGCCCGGCCGCCTCCTCGATTTGATGCAGCAAGGGTTCGTGCGCCTCGATCGCGTGGAGGTCTTCGTCCTCGACGAGGCCGATCGGATGCTCGACATGGGCTTCATCCACGACGTGCGGCGCGTCGTCGCCGCGCTGCCCAAGCAAAGGCAGACGCTCTTCTTCTCGGCGACGATGCCCCGCGAGATCGCCGCGCTCGCCGATAACATCCTGGTCGATCCGGCGCGCGTCTCGGTCACGCCGGCGCGCGCTGCGGCCGACACGGTCGAGCAATCGATCTTCTTCGTCGAGAAGGCCGACAAGCGCGCGCTGCTCGAGCGTCTCCTGCGGACGTCGAGCGTCGAGCGCGCGCTCGTCTTCACCCGCACGAAGCACGGGGCGAACCGCATCTCCGAGCAGCTCGTGCGCGCCGGCATCGAGGCCCTCGCCATTCACGGCAACAAGTCGCAGGGCGCCCGCGAGCGCGCGCTCGATCGGTTCCGCCGCGGCGTCACGCCCGTGCTCGTCGCCACGGACATCGCAGCGCGCGGCATCGACGTCGAGGGCGTCTCGCACGTCATCAATTACGACCTGCCGAACGTGCCCGAGAGTTACGTGCACCGGATCGGCCGCACGGGTCGTGCGGGTGCGACGGGCAGCGCCATTTCGTTCTGCGATCGCGAGGAGCGCGCCTTGCTCGCGGATATCGAAAAGCTGCTCCGCCGCCGCATTCCCGTCGCGGAGGGGCAGGCGCCTCCCGCCGAGGAGATGCCCGCTCTGCGCCCCGCTCCGCGCCCGGAGCCGCGCCGCGCATTCGCGCCCGAGCAGCCGCGCCCCCGGGGCCCGCGCCCGCCGCGTCCCCCGCGCGGCCGTCGGAGCTGA
- a CDS encoding pirin family protein: MARVPTRRHFLLAAGAALPAATFALLARESDAPSPLAAGGGLDPDARPVRRIVQAQPTRDGAGVRLSRALGGQALPDLDPFLLLDEFHTDRAEDYIAGFPDHPHRGFETVTYMIHGAMEHRDSVGNRGRLGPGSAQWMTAGRGLIHSEMPKQEQGLMWGFQLWVNLPAARKMTKPRYQDIPPSAIPEVDIVDARVRVVAGEAGGRRGPVDGVVVAPSLLDVTLAAGASFGHALPIEHNAFVYVIDGAARIGPEGTPVARGELAVLGAGRSAVSTSATGARLLLLAGQPIGEPIARRGPFVMNTAEEIRQAFEDYRSGRLAGG; the protein is encoded by the coding sequence ATGGCCCGTGTTCCGACCAGGCGCCACTTCCTCCTCGCCGCGGGGGCTGCCCTTCCTGCGGCGACGTTCGCCCTGCTCGCGCGTGAGTCCGACGCGCCTTCGCCCCTCGCCGCGGGGGGCGGGCTCGATCCCGACGCGCGCCCCGTGCGGCGGATCGTCCAGGCGCAGCCCACGCGGGACGGCGCCGGCGTGCGCCTCTCGCGCGCGCTCGGGGGCCAGGCGCTCCCCGATCTCGACCCGTTCCTCCTTCTCGACGAGTTCCACACCGATCGCGCCGAAGATTACATCGCGGGATTCCCCGACCATCCGCACCGCGGTTTCGAGACCGTCACGTACATGATCCATGGCGCGATGGAGCACCGGGACAGCGTGGGGAATCGGGGGCGCCTTGGCCCGGGCAGCGCGCAATGGATGACCGCGGGGCGCGGGCTCATTCATTCCGAGATGCCGAAACAGGAGCAGGGGCTCATGTGGGGCTTTCAGCTCTGGGTGAACCTGCCGGCCGCGCGGAAGATGACGAAGCCGCGGTATCAGGACATCCCGCCTTCGGCGATTCCCGAGGTCGATATCGTGGACGCCCGGGTGCGCGTGGTCGCCGGGGAGGCGGGCGGCCGGCGCGGGCCCGTGGACGGCGTCGTCGTCGCGCCGAGCTTGCTCGACGTCACGCTGGCTGCGGGCGCGAGCTTTGGGCATGCGCTCCCGATCGAGCACAATGCATTCGTGTACGTCATCGACGGCGCCGCGCGGATCGGGCCGGAGGGCACGCCCGTCGCGCGGGGCGAACTCGCCGTGCTCGGCGCGGGGCGATCAGCCGTCTCGACGAGCGCCACCGGGGCGCGCCTCTTGCTCCTCGCGGGGCAGCCCATTGGCGAGCCCATTGCGCGCCGCGGCCCCTTCGTGATGAACACGGCCGAGGAGATCCGGCAGGCCTTCGAGGATTATCGCTCGGGGCGCCTCGCGGGCGGCTGA
- the gspC gene encoding type II secretion system protein GspC, protein MKRWFPAVLVVLVGLVAYFQAAGLGRLVSSSLTGPPFEPLSPRPSSKVRNALAALQDEKHGEAILGRNPFDSITGPLTRHDPPDDGAPEPAKPLGDPYADPICDAAKVLLITEADDALWSFAAIAGSDGKATLRRLGDDIGGRTVHAMAWDRVWLRQGEARCQLPLHEQREDNAARKEPRGAPSKPAAGSRVPPEIANGIRKDADNHYVVERSIVDTILERPDLLGAARFAPVREGDRVAGLRVSGVRPGSLPSMLGLQNGDRLDNINGFEMGDLTKLMEAFARLRAADRLDVRIVRGGKPMSIGVEMR, encoded by the coding sequence TTGAAACGATGGTTCCCCGCGGTCCTGGTCGTGCTCGTGGGTCTCGTCGCCTATTTCCAGGCAGCCGGGCTCGGACGGCTCGTCTCGTCGAGCCTCACGGGTCCGCCGTTCGAGCCGCTCTCGCCGAGGCCGTCGTCGAAGGTGCGGAATGCGCTGGCCGCGCTGCAAGACGAGAAACATGGCGAGGCCATTCTCGGACGAAACCCCTTCGATTCGATCACCGGCCCCCTCACGCGCCACGACCCGCCGGACGACGGGGCCCCGGAGCCCGCCAAGCCGCTCGGGGATCCGTACGCCGATCCGATCTGCGACGCGGCCAAGGTCCTGCTCATCACGGAGGCTGACGACGCGCTCTGGTCGTTCGCGGCCATTGCAGGGTCGGACGGCAAAGCGACGCTGCGTCGGCTGGGAGACGACATCGGCGGGCGCACGGTGCACGCCATGGCCTGGGATCGTGTATGGCTCCGGCAAGGCGAGGCGCGATGCCAGCTCCCCTTGCACGAGCAGCGCGAGGACAATGCGGCGCGGAAGGAGCCTCGAGGCGCGCCGTCGAAGCCCGCCGCGGGCTCGCGTGTGCCGCCCGAGATCGCGAATGGGATTCGCAAGGACGCGGACAACCATTACGTCGTGGAACGATCGATCGTCGACACGATCCTCGAACGTCCGGACCTCCTTGGCGCGGCGCGTTTCGCGCCCGTGCGCGAAGGCGACAGGGTCGCTGGCCTGCGGGTCAGCGGAGTCCGGCCCGGCTCGTTGCCCAGCATGCTCGGGCTTCAGAATGGGGATCGGCTCGACAACATCAACGGATTCGAGATGGGAGATCTCACGAAGCTGATGGAGGCGTTCGCGCGGCTACGCGCCGCCGACCGGCTCGACGTGCGTATCGTTCGCGGCGGCAAACCCATGTCGATCGGGGTCGAGATGCGTTGA
- a CDS encoding alpha/beta hydrolase family protein: MRLASLLLVVSLLGACGSAPPAAPRASSPKAAPTQKTAEPARPRLPKEEVTFAFDRGLWRLDGTLTLPTREEGERVPAVVIVHGSGPMSRDGVMRGQIGLGFGFELPVYQRLADALADHGYAVYRYDKRTCGAFNDCADGGFTSVPYSLLEVEFATTEYVLDAEAALDAVAERPEIDPDRLFFAGHSEGGELVPVLLSDRPRVRAGVMLAPPFHTMTVLLEQQSERVRWSFTMAGQPARAEAEGRELLAAAQALRQIERGTHLGAPILGQPPGLWESWIELARRAPELARKLDRPLLVLGGNYDYNVAPSEIESWAKWLDGASRAPHRVRVLDCVTHALNCITQPDATRIKPDDIGRDISPAVLAEVSQFLDAHAARAKLTEAGR; the protein is encoded by the coding sequence ATGCGTCTCGCATCGCTGCTGCTCGTGGTGTCGCTCCTCGGTGCCTGCGGGTCGGCGCCGCCCGCGGCTCCCCGCGCGAGCAGCCCGAAGGCCGCGCCCACGCAAAAAACCGCAGAGCCTGCTCGGCCGCGGCTTCCGAAAGAAGAAGTGACCTTCGCCTTTGATCGTGGCCTCTGGCGTCTCGACGGGACGTTGACGTTGCCCACGCGTGAGGAGGGGGAGCGTGTGCCCGCCGTGGTCATCGTGCACGGGAGCGGCCCCATGTCGCGCGACGGCGTGATGCGTGGACAGATCGGGCTCGGCTTCGGCTTCGAGCTCCCCGTCTACCAGCGCCTCGCCGACGCGCTCGCCGATCATGGGTACGCTGTGTATCGGTATGACAAACGCACGTGCGGCGCATTCAACGATTGCGCCGATGGTGGCTTCACGTCCGTTCCATACTCCCTTCTCGAAGTGGAGTTCGCCACGACCGAATACGTGCTCGACGCCGAGGCGGCGCTCGACGCGGTCGCAGAGCGCCCCGAGATCGATCCCGATCGCCTCTTTTTCGCGGGGCACAGCGAAGGCGGGGAGCTCGTGCCCGTGCTGCTCTCGGACAGGCCGCGGGTGCGCGCCGGGGTCATGCTGGCGCCGCCCTTCCACACGATGACCGTCTTGCTGGAGCAGCAAAGCGAGCGCGTCCGCTGGTCCTTCACCATGGCCGGGCAGCCGGCGCGCGCCGAGGCGGAAGGTCGTGAATTGCTCGCGGCCGCGCAGGCGCTCCGGCAAATCGAGCGAGGGACGCACCTCGGCGCGCCCATCCTCGGGCAGCCGCCGGGCCTGTGGGAATCGTGGATCGAGCTGGCGAGGCGGGCGCCCGAGCTTGCTCGAAAGCTCGACAGGCCGCTGCTCGTGCTCGGCGGGAACTACGATTACAACGTCGCGCCCTCGGAGATCGAGAGCTGGGCGAAATGGCTCGACGGCGCGTCACGCGCCCCGCATCGGGTGCGCGTGCTCGATTGTGTCACGCACGCCCTGAACTGCATCACGCAGCCAGACGCCACGCGGATCAAGCCGGACGACATCGGGCGCGACATCTCCCCCGCGGTGCTCGCAGAGGTGTCGCAGTTCCTCGATGCCCACGCCGCGCGTGCCAAGCTGACAGAAGCAGGGCGCTGA
- a CDS encoding S41 family peptidase, with product MSETQGGGATSPKESRKRGRKVFRRIGIGLLSIVLGLLGWDVVTFDRGAWQRDFEVLEVAMAKEYANLDWMVEHRGVDLTKLDRDTRASLGGAFTRVQAFLALRRFVRTFQDPHFKLTRGAGRPSAPPLQSAAAPETPPTPVASCTAAGYEARPVDFRFPFKKMPGFTAVHEAPFSAGVAGELGVIQIAHFGEDRYLATCEAVFAAGMDEDALRLAVRAKLQEALQRAIGALRDRGAKRLVVDLTGNGGGTEWVSEAVPLFTGSTLRRSEARIVSPSCDRTPIWKGEKVCSIFGEPPGMATLEGKGAWKGPLFVLADRGTGSASEDFVAWFKDNHVATILGVRTAGAGCGYVNGGGRVELREIGFEVRMPNCARFLADGTNEVEGIAPDVALPLDKSDEEKITALTAAIAATRD from the coding sequence CCGCAAGAGGGGGCGGAAGGTGTTCCGCCGGATCGGAATCGGACTGCTCTCGATCGTGCTCGGGCTCCTCGGCTGGGATGTCGTCACGTTCGACCGCGGCGCGTGGCAGCGCGATTTCGAGGTGCTCGAGGTCGCGATGGCAAAGGAGTACGCGAACCTCGATTGGATGGTCGAGCATCGCGGCGTCGATCTCACGAAGCTCGACCGCGACACGCGTGCCTCGCTCGGCGGCGCGTTCACGCGGGTGCAGGCCTTCCTCGCCCTCCGTCGCTTCGTTCGCACGTTTCAGGATCCGCATTTCAAGCTGACGCGGGGTGCCGGCCGCCCGAGCGCGCCGCCTTTGCAAAGCGCAGCGGCGCCCGAAACGCCTCCCACTCCCGTCGCGAGCTGCACGGCGGCCGGGTACGAGGCGCGCCCGGTCGATTTTCGTTTTCCCTTCAAGAAAATGCCCGGCTTCACGGCCGTGCACGAGGCGCCCTTCTCCGCGGGTGTGGCCGGCGAGCTCGGCGTGATTCAGATTGCCCATTTCGGGGAGGACAGGTACCTCGCCACCTGCGAGGCAGTTTTCGCCGCGGGAATGGATGAAGATGCCTTGCGACTCGCGGTCCGGGCCAAACTCCAGGAGGCCTTGCAGAGGGCGATCGGAGCGCTGCGGGATCGCGGGGCCAAACGGCTCGTCGTTGATCTCACCGGCAATGGCGGTGGCACCGAGTGGGTCTCGGAAGCCGTGCCTCTGTTCACGGGCAGCACATTGCGACGGAGCGAGGCCCGGATCGTCTCGCCGAGCTGTGATCGGACGCCGATCTGGAAGGGCGAAAAGGTGTGCTCGATCTTCGGCGAGCCGCCCGGGATGGCGACACTCGAAGGCAAAGGCGCCTGGAAGGGCCCGCTGTTCGTCCTCGCGGATCGCGGCACGGGCTCGGCCTCCGAGGATTTCGTCGCCTGGTTCAAGGACAATCACGTGGCCACGATCCTCGGCGTGCGCACGGCAGGCGCGGGATGTGGATACGTGAACGGCGGGGGGCGCGTCGAGCTCCGGGAAATCGGCTTCGAGGTGCGAATGCCAAACTGCGCGCGTTTCCTCGCCGATGGGACGAACGAAGTGGAGGGCATCGCCCCGGATGTCGCCCTCCCGCTCGACAAGTCCGACGAGGAGAAAATCACGGCGCTGACGGCCGCGATCGCCGCGACACGGGATTGA